The genomic window tctagtatctcaaaaaaacccaacaaacaaacccttaccttcttagaattgatactaagtatcaaaaaaaagaaaaaagtctcagCCCTCTAGTGTTCTGGACAGTTCTCCCAGATTGTAACTTAGTTTGTTGCTCATTGGTATTGGTGGAAGGTGTTTCCACACAAGGAGTTCCCTACCTTGATGAAATTGCAGGCCAAAAGGAGGGGGAATTTACCTGATAGCTGTGTGTTCTATGTTATCATCTTTAAACATCTTCACATAAAGGTGTTTGACAATTTCCCTCAATCACTTTTTTCATTGTCTCATGACCCTTAGGATCATGATACGTATTTTCCAATCCAAGCAAGTCACTCTGGTTATACCCATTTCAACTTGTCTGCTTTTCTGGTCATACTTCTGAGCACCTCTATACAGTTTATAAGGAAGAGTTAAAGGGGGAAGAAGTCagtttttcctttagtttttaaaaagagagagttgTTGAGAATCCTTCACTCTTCACAGAAGTCAAATTGGCCTATTGGCTGTTCTTTATACAGGGATTCTCATTTCTTGGCCCTGTAATTTTGCAGAGGTTGTTCTGTGCATCTGGGATGCTCTCCTGCCTCAACTTTGACtcttggaatcttttttttttagaaccttattctttgtcttaatatcagttctaaggcagaagagtggcaagggctgggcaatggggttaagtgacttgctcagggtcacacagctaggaagtatctgaggtcaggtttgaactcaggtgccctatccactgtgctacctagctgcccctgactcTTGGAATCTTTAGCTTTCATTCAAAGATCAGCTTGAGTGCCTCTCCTTGAATGAAGCCTTCTGATCACTCCAACTTTGAGTGCTAGGTTACCATACCCAGAATTTACTTGCATTTCCTTAATATGTCTGCCCATCATTAatccttattagaatgtaagctacctGAGGACAGGGACAGTTCATTTTTATACTTGTATCCTCATGTCTAGTACAGAGCCTCGAACACATCAaacatttaattgaattgaacttGCTGCTGTGTGAAACACTTTTTTTTGCCCTCCCACTTGCTTTGAAAAAATCCACCAACCATAAAACTTTTCCCATgtccctttttctatcttcctttcttcctttttttttttaaagcagcaacAGACTAGCCAGCCATATTATAGAGGTGGAAATAAAGCTGCCCCAATATTATAAATGTCTTTGAAATAAATCcgtgcatttttttccttttagcatcTAACCACTGCTCACCTTCCAGCCCTCAGTCCCCAGATCACCCCCTCCCAGCCCCTAACCAAACTACATCTCAGTCCTTGAAAATGCACAGAGACGCCTGGCTACCTCGCCCGTCCTTCTGTTTCACTGGGCTCAGTCTGTTTTTCTCTCTGGGTAAGTTAGACTGTCCATTTGCATGCTCCTGATGCGCAAAAACAGCCTCCAGAGctaggaggggatgtggaaagggGGACTTTTGAGAGTGTGATCCCATGTcctagtgggggtgggggtggggggtagggagAAATGTTGCTCCAGAGCTAGGGATGCTCTTACTTGCTTCTGATAGAGAAATGTGGGGAGGGTTGTGGAATCTGTGTTACTCTCTTGTGAAAATTGTGAGCCACAAATGGCGAAAGACACAGTCCTGCCTTTAAGTTTTCCAGAAAAGGATGGGGTTAGATGGGTGGGGAGCCAGAGCGGAGGACAGATTGAATCTGTGGGATTTTCAGCTTGGGGCTGAAGCTGATGCCCTAGTTGGAGGGGTCTCTCTCCATCAGGGAGTTCTTATTCCTTGGTTTTGGGGGGTGGATTGGGGAGCTTTGGAGAGTGAACGGAGGCTAGTGGGGGCAGAGGGCTGAGCCTTGGGTCTTCTTTTTATGCCCTGCTTCACTAAGAATGTGGGCCATGATTATTTTACAAGTGTGTATGGGAGTAGGAAAGGAGAAGTCAGGttgcttttttagaaaaagacatcagataaaaccaaaaccaaaaacctgAAGGTCTGAGGGCAAAGGAGAAGTCATAACTTAAGATGGAGGCTGATGAGAgccagaagaaaaataagggcgTGGATCGGGAGGCCTTGTGGATTTTAAAGGCTGGACTTCAGAGATGCCTAGTCAAGTCTTACAAATGAACCCATCGGCCCCTTTACCCGAGGTGGGCTTTGCCAGGTAAGGGGTTCAGAATGTCTGTGCGACTCATCTCACTACCTGCAGACTTCCTTTGGGTCAGTTTTGTCCACCTGCCAGGTGGTCTGGGAAGTTAATTTATGAGCCCAACTTAAATGTACTTTTGCATCTCCTTTGCTTCCTTAACTTAATGCACTGGGCAAAGGGAGCCCGAGAAGCGTAGTCCCTGTCTTCTGGAGCTTAGGTGGTGAGACCGATGCCTTCATTTGGACAGAGTTCAGGGCTTATTGACAGCTAAACGGAGAATGAACTACTGATGGGGTGATTTAGTGGAAACAGtactggaattggagtcagagcCCTTGGGTTCAAAGCCCAGCTCTGGCACAAACTACTtgtttgaccatgggcaagctaaggcctcagtttcctcatctatcacaCGAGAGATTGCATTGGATAACCTTTAAAGTTGTTCCTAGCTTTAAATCATTGATCCTCCAATACTCAAATATGGTAACTCATGATTCtatgaataattaaaaattgaTATTAATATAAGGAgcaaataaaagcaaacaaataaaggGGAATGAGCAAGTCAAATGTTTAGATGGGATAGCTTTGGGAGACTAGGCTctattgtcattcagttgtttctcagtcatgtctgactctttgggaccctatttggagttttcttgatagagatactagagtggttgccatttccttctctggctcatttgacagatgagcaaattgaggcaaaatggggttaagtgacttatccaaggtcacatagctaggaaatgtttgagccagatttgaatgcaggagatgagccttcctgattccatgtctggcactctatctactataccatttagctgcccctggAGAATAGGCTGTCTGACTTGTAATTAGGGAGCAAAAAATCCCAAACACTAAGGAATTGAGATTTCATGAATTTCTCAAGAAAAGGAAGGCTTGGAATCAGCATGGGGATGGGGGATTTTAGAGCTCTCAGCCcttagaccatcacatcatctcccaagtctacctataattagataggaaaaaatgagcaaacaaaaaaaatccctaactctaaagaatttttatggtgacaaagagcaaggtacagacacagaaggggacagcaaaagcaaaggaaacacatgcaaagtccaaaagaaaagaaaggcttgGTGAGTTAGTAACTGGATTAGGGCAAGGAGACTTTCTGGGTAAAAAGTGTCACTTGGTTGATGAGAGTAGAAGAGATGGAAAATCTACTTGAAAGGAATCAAGttggtagtaataataatagctagcatttatataatgcattaaagtatgcaaagccctttacaaagattatctcaaTTAACTTTCACAACATCCATGGGAGATAGAGAGAatggaggcagatagaggttaagtaacttgtccagtatcacatagctagtacagtttttgaagcagaatttgaatttatgGCTTCCTGGCTAAGGACTAGTGTGCTGGTcactgtaccacctcactgcTATGGGATAGAAGGGAGGATGAGAACGAGATAATATGGGAAGGCCTGATGAAAAGCTTTGCAATAATATTTTTGGAGAGGCCAAGGCAAGCTGGAGGAGATGGGTGAAAGGCAGGAAGGATCTTGCTCTTGATGCATATTGTGAGAAGAAGCCAAGGGGCAGCTaactaagtggctcagaggatagagtgcaaggtctggagatgggggtcttgggttcaaatctggactcagacatgttctagttgtgtgaccctaactGGATCACTTAATCCCAAGTGTCTAGCCAgaactgctcttttgccttgaaattgAGACttgaaattgattttaaaatagaagggaaggggttaaggaaaaaaagagagaagaagccCCTAGGGGTCTGAAAACAAGGGGGTATAGAGTGAAGAAGGTGGCTTTGGTAGTGCCAGAGGATGGAGCAATACTTTGAGTGAAGCCCCTTCAGTAGGACACAACAGCAATTCAGGGCCTGCATCGTGGTGGGAGACTATGGAGACAGTAGGAGGGGAATTGGCAGGTTTGAGCAACTCAGTGGCTATGTGCCATGAGAAGCAATAGATGTTTCCTTTCTGGACCACATGTTTCCTTTCCATGGTTCCACTGGGATAAAACCAGAAAGGAAGCCAGTGATAACGGGTTTCCTAGAAACTCTGAATTTGAGTTTTCTGTTATcttactttttttaaagccttaccttttgTCCTAGTGACAACAAAAACAGAAGgtcaagggttaggcaattggggacaaataacttgttcagggtcacacagccagaaatgtccgaggctagatttgaacttaggtccttccaactccaggccttagtattctatctactgtgccacctagctgccgtTGAGGTTATGTTCTAAGTAAGCTTGGCAAGTGATGGTGAGAGATTTGTCTCAGTTCCATACGTACTTGAGATAACCCACTGGACTCTGGAGAATGGGAGGCTCCTTCAATTTttgcttctcctttctccttcttctgtttAATGTCCAAATCAACGCAGGCAAGTAGATGATGTCCAAGAAGGCTGCGTAATCCTCTAGATTGGGAATAAGAGTTCCTCAGCTTTCTCTAATTTCTGTCACTCTATACATCACCAAATCTATTCCACCCCATAGCTAAACAGGATTCTTTTCTCTAGCATCCGTAAGAAATGggtcattctgactccaagtgTAAAGCTCTGAGGGGGAGGCAGTCCATTCCATCTTTGGATAGTACTAATTGTTAGGAGCTCCCTTTAACTTGCCCGCTAAATCTAGCGAGCTCTCTGCTtctgggtgaccttggccaaAGACCTCAAGGGCTTAAGGAAGAGcccaggaaaaagaaacaaaatggactcgagttgttttgtttttgctaccAGAGACGTCTGGAGCCGGGGAGATGGACTGAACAGCAGCCTCAAGTTAACTTAAgccttccccctcttttttaaagcGGCTCTGTCACTACCTCTGTGACCGTGAACATTTTCCCTTGCTGGACTTCAAACTTGAGGTCAAACTAGATGATCTTGAATGCCCTTTAAGGAGCTCAAGATTATGATCCTAAAGTTTTCAGAGGCTTCACTCCTGTCTCTGAGCTGGTAGCGTTAAGGTAGTAAGCTCTCCTCCCTCTAGATGGCTCACACACCCTGTTCAGGATCTACTGCAGTGGTACCCCTGCTGGAAGAAAAATGCCTGCAATGCACCGAACTCCGGCTTCAACTCTGTGAGATCATCAGATTTCAAGCCAGCAGGACCTTCTTAAGAGATTAGCATCTACTCTtcatattttacaaaggaggaaggagagaggggaaatgacCGGCCTGTAGTCACTGAGTGAGCCCATGTCAGAGCTAAGATGCTCCTTCTCCCAGGCTCAACCCTTAGGAAAGGAGGAATTCAAGCAGAGGGCAGGGATGGCTAAAGGGAGAGAGCAAAGGCCACCTCCATTTTGAGCCCATCCAGACCTGAGTAGCTCTCCTCCCTAGTTCTCCGCCCATTCTCTTTGCTAGATGAAGCCTTGATATCTCCTGGGGAAGGTGGTGGGGACTGTGGAAGGTATATTAATATGAATTCCTTGGCCTTGCAGGGGAAGTCATCAAGTCCATCCACCTGCCTTGGGAACGAGGGTCTGGTACCACTCACTTCTTGGGATGGATCAGAACATCCTTTACCTTTAAGGCTCAAAAGGAGCTACTGGGACTAGAGTTGTTGTCGAGTCGttttagtcatgcctgacttTTCGTGACCCATTTGAGTTCTTCCTCGCCAAGATACCCGAGTggcttgcaatttccttctccagattaggCCTGGAGATGTAGTTTTACACTCAAGTGACATACTTATTTGAAATTGTTAACATTAATCTTACTTGTACGGCAACGATCCTAGTCTTTGTTCTTCAAAAAGATTTGTTAAGTTGATTATAGATTCCCCTGAACAAAGAGATAGGGGGCCATAGGATAtgactggggtggggtggggtggctaCAAGCTGCCCAGAGAGGATCCAGGTTTGAAATCCCCGATCCagaaggtccctttcagctctcaatAAAGCAAAAACGTCTGACTCTGACCTGCACAGCCTTTCCTGATGAGCCATTTCAGTATCCCGCTCGGTCGTTCAAGTTGTCCAGAAGTGCTCTGTCCTCCTTAATGAAGTCCACTGGGCTGAGCAGATGGAAGCCCCACGAGGGAAGTGAAGCCTGTCATTTGATGCTGCAGTGCAGCTGTTTTGTGGTGGAACCATTCAGCATAAAAATGTCACAAAGCAAGCTATTCTGGACAGAGAAGGGGACCCCTATGGCTCTGGAAGTGCCCATCAGGGAGAACTCCTGGAAACTGTCCTTGTCCTTCCCTTTTTTCACTGTAGAATTAAGTGAGAAGAGTTTCTAACTAGTAATTCTGCGCTAATCCATTGTCTCCACTacttattatacatatatgctcAATCTTCTTGAAAGAAAATGAGCCAAGTGGAGAAGCTTCTGTTCTTTTGTCAGGTCTGATATTTAGGGTTCAGGTGCCATTGACTTCCTTGCCCTTGAAACTGCTACTGAGTAGAAAAGTAGTCACCATACAGTATCACAAAAGGAAACACCCAGAAGTTGAGAAATGCCCAAGCCATGGGAGGAGCAGGGTAGTGGGTGGTGTGGAAGCAAAAGCCGGAGATTTGGAGAGAGGAAGGCAGTGAAGCAGCCTCTTGCAAGAGAGAAAGGGGTGGCGAAGCTTCTCCTCCTCCAGGCTTTATGGTAAAGGAAGGGAGGGTGATGTGAATACTCAGTGAAAATGTGTGTGTAGGAGGGAGATGGAAAGGAGCCAGGGGGAGATGCCCCTGCTTCACCTTCAGTGTCTTTCCCTTGCTCACGATTGCTCTCTGCCACCCTTCCCCTTTAGTATCCCAGTGAGttggaatcagagaatcttaAAATCATAAGATTTGGGGTCTTGGAATTGATCTGGAGCAGCCTCCcccttttacagaaaaggaacctgaggcccagagttagtgacttgcccaaggttacctaGCTAGTATCTGATTGTACAGTACTCTAAGGTTTGCCATGAATACATTAGCTCATTTGAACTACAAGGACAGCTTTGAGGTAGTTGGTGTTTTTAatcccagtttacagatgaggaattggagACTTATTGagagtaagtgatttgcttaTGGCTACAAGCCAGCTAGgcaatacagtggatagagtgctgggctggagtcaggagttatcttcctgagttcaaatctggctgcagccATTTATAAGccgtgtgaacctgggtaagtcccttgacctcatttgcctcaaattctttatctgtaaaatggacaggagaaggaaatggcaaactactccagcatctttgctaagaaaatcccaagtgaggACCccaagaatcaaacatgactgaaacaactgatcaATAGTGGctaatgtcagaggcagaatttgaattcagatcttcctgacttaaagTCCAGTGCTACCCCATGCTGTTTCTCCTAAGTGGCCTAAGTGAGGTCATATCATGAGAaacctgactccaaatccttcaGTGACTGCCAGTTACTAGGATGATTCTCAGGAGTTGGAAGAGAAGATCAAAGATGACCAGGGGCTTCGTGCCCCCATATGAAAATTCCAGAGAGGATCCTATTGATAAATGTAAAGAACAGTTCCTTGGCTTTTCTTCAAAGAAGACAACAGGCACTTTTGGGGTGTTATTGTTTGAATTTGTGGCGTAATTCAAAGGATCTGCAGtttgagggaaaggaaggaggcagaATATGGCCATTCTGTTGGACCTCCCTGTCCCCTCTCCTCTGCACGCCTGTCTTGTCCGCGCTCAGAACGTTTGAGCCTGAATACAGATAGGTGCCTTGATGCACTGGAGGAAGGCAGAAATGTCTGGGGAAGAGGACTGGAGGAGGATGTAGGGAAGGAGTCCCTAGAGAATGGCACCATGATGGGTTTGGTGCTTCCCCTATTGCACAACCCCCTTCTTTAACCGGATTTATCCCCCTTATTCTGTCTTCACTCTTCACATCCACCCACCTCAGATTTCCCTTTTTTgaatctctaaggtctctccctcATCTTTTAGTTGTAGGTGTAGTCAGTCACCTGCCTTCTCCTGCCCAAATGACAGCTGCTCATGCTTTCCCCTTGTCTCATCACCTCCTTCATTGCCCTTATTCCTTTGCACCTCTAAGGGTGCAGGGCTgggctcttcccttccctccagctCCATTATCTCTGGTTCTCACAGGCTTCTGATTTTGTCCCTAGTGCCATCGGCATCGAGCATGGAGGTCACCGTTCCCCTGAATCTCAATGTCCTTAATGGCACTACTGTCCGCCTGGCCTGCACCTTTAACTCTTGCTACACAGTGAACAATAAACAATTCTCCCTGAACTGGACCTACCAAGAGTGCGGGAACTGCACTGAGGAGATGGTGAGCAGGGCTGGGAGATGGGAGCAGCTGAGTGCTGGGTAAGCCTCTTCCTTCTGGAGCACACACCGACTGCTGGGTCTAAAGTCCACCCGGCTGGGGTTTCGGCCAGCCCCTGGCTTTTGCCCAGATTTGGAGACTTCTTCAAGGAAGCTATGAGAGTGGAAGAGTAGAAGGACGAGAATGAGAGACATAGTTCTGTCCGTTATACTGGGGGCAAGGGGCAGGGAGGGTAGCCTTTGGGGAACAAGGTTCTGGGCCTGGGAGGGAAGTGAGAGCATGGTTAGTATATTTGTGGCAGCTCTAAAAACTCACCATTCTATGCtcgctttctttcttcctcatgaTCAGTTTCTCCAATTCCGGATGAAAATCATTAACCTGAAACCAAACCGCTTTGGGGATCGAGTAGAATTCACAGGGAATCCCAGCAAGTATGATGTGTCTGTGACCCTGAATAATGTGCAGTTGGAAGATGAGGGCACTTACAACTGCTACGTCATGAACCCACCTGACCGTAACCGAGGTCAAGGCAAAATCTACCTACAGGTCCTAACACAAGGTAAGCACCAGGGCGGGAGTCAGCGGAGAGGGAAAATGAGTCCGGGCAACTCTAGTGagctcctctcctccccttctccccaaagatGAGCAAAAGCCGCCCTCAGAACTATTCACTAGGCAGGATAATTGGTGGCAGGTGAGTGGGAAAAGGTGGTAAAATGATTTACTTAATTTACTTCTTGAGCTGGCAAAGCATCtgggtgagttttttttttcccctgtggtGATGGGCAGGGCTCTAAAGTAGGACATGTAGATTCTGTTCCTGGCTCTGACCTGTCTCTAAGCTCTAGGAAGGGATAAGGCTTAGGAGGTAGTGTGGGGCTAGTGACCCTGTCTAGTCGCTGCCACctgtcctcccttcctcctcccagtgCCCCCTGAACGAGACTCAACGGTGGCTGTGATCGTGGGTGCCTCGGTAGGTGGTTTCTTGGCCGTTATCATCCTGGCACTGATGGTGGTCAAATGTGTGAGGAGGAAACAGGAGCAGAAGCTGAATGCGGATGACCTGAAGACAGAAGAGGAGTGTAAGACAGATGGGGAGGGCAACCCAGAAGATGGTACCAAGTAAGGGTGGATGGTCTCGTGGCCTTCCTCCTCTCAAGCCTACTTGTCTTCTTCTCATCCCCCACCCTATACAGTGTGCTCCTTGCCTACCCCTCTCAGTGTGCTCCTCTTAAGCCAGGATTCCAGCCCCCCCCCACTCTGTGCCTCCTACTCCCGGCCCTCCCTACCCTCTTGCCCTAAGAGTGACTCACCTCTTTTCTATCAGAGACACCCACCATTAAACCAACTGGGAACTGATGTTCAGATGGGGTGTAGGCAAATGAGGGGGCCTAGTAGGTACCACTGCTCATATAAATGCCCATCTTCCACAAGAGGAAGGTACAGTGGGGTCCTAGGCCAGCCATTCCTGTATAAAAGGTAGGAGGTTATCCCAGGAGCCTAAAGATGGGGATGGAGAGGTATCAAGAGAAGATGATGGAGGAAGAAATCAGTGCTCTCAGCCTGCCAGAACTCGAGTTGAATCTCTACGGCTTCACTATCTTTGGAGAGCGCCCTATTTAAGTGGCCATCCTGGGATTGATGGAGCTACCCTGCAGATAACCCCTTGTGCTGGTGTTTGCAGTTTGGGAGATGTGCTCCTAACAGCAAATTCCCTCAAAGTTCACCacattttggggggaggggtgtctGAAGGAGTTCCCATAGTTTCGGGGCCTTTGGTGGACTAAAATGAATTTCCTAGATATTGGAGGCTGAGAGAGCAAAGAGGAGCAGGTGCCTGGGTCTCAGCATTCTCTGGGTTGGCCCTGTTGTTCACCCCAGATCAGCTGCAGAGCTCTTCCATCCTAAGATTAACCTCATTATTCTATGACTAGGGGATTCGGGTTTTTAGGGTGAACTTACTGGGAGAAATGAGTCGCTTGATCTGGGCATGGGTGGATGGAGTGTGTAGTTCTAGCTAGGTAAGCCGACTGGGGGTGACTATTTTGACACTGGTTGCCTAGCAACAGGAAAGCCCCAGTTGCAAACCAGGTTGGTGGGGGAGACACCTTTTACTAGCAGTCTCTGTTAGCCGCCTTCTCAGACAAGATGCTCCCCAACTTATGCCTTAGGAACactcagagtgtgtgtgtgtgtgtgtgtgtgtgtgtgtgtgtgtgtgtgtgtgtgtgtgtgtgtgtgtgtgtgtcacatTCTGAGGCTAAAGGATGGGGGTTGAATGTAAACTCAGAAGAATGGAGGTAGCTTCTCTCCAAGGTCTGATTTGAACAGACCATTTCCAGTCTGCCTCCACAGTGTGTCTGACTAGTCTACAATTTGCTGTCCAGATTAGAGAGCAGAGATGAGGTGGCATGAGAAGGAGGTATCTAGGATGGGGTTCCAAATCTCCTTTAGGCCTAGAGTACATTTCAATTCTGCTCACTtgtggggaaggaaaagactCAGGATTAACCGAGAGGAGAGCTGATTTTCACTGCCATTTTACCAGCTGCCCCAAACCTGAGATGTAAGAATTGCCTCAACTTGGGCTTTCCTTAGCTTGTTCAGGAAGAAAGATGAAGTCTGGAGACACTCAGTCAGGAGACTGCAAATGATCTCTATCCCCTGAGGATTCTACCACTCTTCCCTGGTCCCTCTGTGTTCAAGAAGAGTCAGGCAGGATAACTGGTTCTCCAGGGAGAGGCCCTTTTTCCTCCCAGATATTTAAGAGGGAATGTATGGAATGCCCTCCTTCAGCTGTAGATGAAGGGGGAATTGCCCTGCCTTTCCTTATTGTAGCTCCTCACAAAAGGATTCTGCTGCTCTGCTCCAAGAAGATAGATATATTTGAAACAAAGGGAGTCAGAATAATGGGGGAAAGAGAGACTAAAGTCACTGGGAAATGCCTTTATAGGACAACCAATTAGCCCCACCTGTTCTCTTTTGCCCACCCCAGTATTGTACCTCCAGTGGCAAAATGTCAAAGGCAGGGCATGTAGGTGAAAGAAGAGGCATGAAGGGAAGGGACTGAGACAGTCTTCTGAGAGGACAATCTGCTCTAGTCCACCTGGCCTCTCAGGTTTCTGTGGCTCAAAAAGGCCTGGGTAAGGAGTTCTAAAACTCTGGGGATGCACAAGAAGCCATAATAGATAAGTGAACTACCAGCTCAGCTCCTAGTAGGACCaagattataataaaatttttttcgtGCATCCAATTCCATCTCTATAGCGAAAGCCTGAGCCATTATTGCTGGGTTGGAGTTTGGGAAGAGATGAAGTAGCAAAGAGggtgaaagaaaatgagaaggggagaggggagagggactGGAAAGAGCAGCAGACAGGGATGCTCTAGGGCAGAGTGAAATCTGATGTTCCAAGTTTCTCCAAGGCCCCATCTAGTTCTTAACTGCCAAATCAACACTGCCAATGGGGCCAGGGTGGATTGAAATCCAGCCTGCTGGTTGTCTGGGATGGGTTGGTACTGCCTGCCCTAGAGCAGGGAAGGAAGAGCATGGGACTCTCACCTGCTTTTATTAATACTGGAGGAGGACGATTCACTTCTACTTATTCTTCTGAATGTACCTTCCGTCTGCCCTCTTATCACCTCTAAATTCTCAGCCCATTTTGATTTTGGACACACTATTCCTCCCAGGGTTTTGAGGGTTTCTGAGAAGAAGTTGATTTTCCCTTCTTCCAGCCATACTTTTCTCTCCAAGGACCAGAGGATCTCTTCAAGGCCaacttcaattcaattaaaaaaacaaacattgattaagtaccTGTTATGTGTCTttgggatagaaagacaaaaatgaagcaaggCCCTCTCCtataggagcttacattcttcctGGGGGGAGGAATACTACACATACACAGTATATACGAGGTCATCTCAAGAGGGAAAAAGTAGAAGGTGGTAGTACCAGACCTGTGCTTTACAGAAAGCTTGGGGTTCAAGGAGCTAGAAATGAGAATGGAGAGCATTAGGGGGTGATGAGGGAAACCACCATTGCAAATTCATGGAAATAGGAGATGTAACAATTAGAGACCAGTGTGAAGGATTAGAATGCAAAGGATGGAGTAACTAGAAATGACAGAAAGGGAAGGTGGAAACCAGATTGCAGAGGacttaaaatgcttattttatcCTTGAAGCAATAGTGGGTCACTGGAAAATTTTGAGTTGGAGAGGGACATGATTAgatctgtgcttttttttttttttaagccagacCTGTGATATCATTAGTATGGGAAATTTTCTCCGTCAATGCAGATTGACATCTCCTCTGAAACTTAGtcaactgagaggttaagtgacagaTAACCAATATGtctcagaggcaagatttgaactgagccTTCCTGACTATGAGGCCAGCTCTCTCTCCATTATAACATGATAGTGAAAAATCTATACTTTAGAAATCTCAATTTGACATTTTTGTTTATGGAATGCATTAGATAGGAGGAGATAATGGAACGAAGGAAGACTAGTAAGGAGGTCATTATAATAGTCCAGGAAAGGAGAGATGAAGACCTTACCTATGGTGAACAGGGGActctgtgagtggagagaaaagaaTCATTGTAAGAGCCGTGAAGGTAGAACCAACAAGATTTGGTCAATAGTAtccagagatgaagaggaagagggaagagtcaaggatgacctTTGTGACTGGTAGGATTGTGATGctctcagaagaaaataaaggaaatttagTGAAGTTATGGGTTTTGGAAGAAATACAAAGAGTtcttttgaacatgttgaatGTGAGATGCTGACAAGATGGAATGTCTAGGTGAAGAttgtagagttcactgcccaaatggggaatggtcttaatccaatcttatgaagtagggtctgggaatttttaaggttcacaagatGTGGGACTTCAAGAGACATAAAGGCCTAACATATAGATTGGGAAGTCATCTTCATAGGGAGAATAATCAAATCCACGGGAGTTGTTGAGGTCACTAAGGGAGTCTCTGTAGAAACAGAAGAGGATTGAGTATTAGGATATGCTCACATTTGATGGGTATGA from Monodelphis domestica isolate mMonDom1 chromosome 4, mMonDom1.pri, whole genome shotgun sequence includes these protein-coding regions:
- the SCN2B gene encoding sodium channel subunit beta-2; its protein translation is MHRDAWLPRPSFCFTGLSLFFSLVPSASSMEVTVPLNLNVLNGTTVRLACTFNSCYTVNNKQFSLNWTYQECGNCTEEMFLQFRMKIINLKPNRFGDRVEFTGNPSKYDVSVTLNNVQLEDEGTYNCYVMNPPDRNRGQGKIYLQVLTQVPPERDSTVAVIVGASVGGFLAVIILALMVVKCVRRKQEQKLNADDLKTEEECKTDGEGNPEDGTK